Proteins encoded within one genomic window of Saccharopolyspora pogona:
- a CDS encoding enoyl-CoA hydratase-related protein produces MDQQAPRDPAVGHEPQGIRGNTPVIPGRGFAGLTRARLRTPLIAVVEGWALGGDTEMALACDLIVAAEDAAFGLPEATPA; encoded by the coding sequence TTGGACCAGCAGGCGCCGCGCGACCCCGCTGTCGGGCATGAACCTCAAGGCATTCGCGGCAACACTCCCGTCATCCCCGGCCGGGGCTTCGCCGGTCTCACCCGAGCGCGACTCCGCACCCCGCTCATCGCCGTCGTCGAAGGATGGGCGCTGGGCGGCGACACCGAGATGGCACTGGCCTGCGACCTGATCGTGGCCGCCGAGGACGCTGCATTCGGCCTTCCGGAGGCAACGCCGGCCTGA
- a CDS encoding DUF4194 domain-containing protein, whose amino-acid sequence MSEPDGADDGRSAGTVAGFIDPVSMEDDPAELFAGDAGTLDADVRRVLVQLLRRKFLLAEKNPAQWRTLLENQQILESRLHDLFVRLVVDHDRGVAYKQQVRSVELDVPILLKDDPYNRAETLVLVHLRTVFQRERGTGEMSARVDIEELEQTVLTYFDPNDHNLARGQQEVRNAVQRLVTEGLLTEESAGRYRITPMVEVVLSTAKLAELEQWLRGRNEATA is encoded by the coding sequence ATGAGTGAGCCGGACGGCGCCGACGACGGCAGGTCGGCGGGCACGGTGGCCGGGTTTATCGACCCGGTCTCGATGGAGGACGATCCAGCCGAGTTGTTCGCCGGCGATGCGGGCACCCTGGACGCGGACGTGCGACGGGTCTTGGTGCAGTTGTTGCGGCGCAAGTTCCTGCTGGCCGAGAAGAATCCGGCGCAGTGGCGCACGCTGCTGGAGAACCAGCAGATCCTCGAGTCGCGGCTGCACGACCTGTTCGTGCGGCTCGTGGTCGACCACGACCGGGGCGTCGCTTACAAGCAGCAGGTGCGCTCGGTGGAGCTGGACGTGCCGATCCTGCTCAAGGACGACCCCTACAACCGGGCCGAGACTTTGGTGCTGGTGCACCTGCGGACCGTCTTCCAACGGGAACGCGGCACGGGCGAGATGTCCGCGCGGGTGGACATCGAGGAGCTGGAGCAAACCGTGCTGACCTACTTCGACCCGAACGACCACAACCTGGCCCGCGGCCAACAGGAGGTCCGCAATGCGGTGCAGCGGCTGGTCACCGAAGGTCTGCTCACAGAGGAGTCTGCAGGCCGGTATCGGATCACCCCGATGGTGGAGGTCGTGCTAAGTACCGCGAAGCTTGCCGAACTGGAGCAGTGGTTGCGCGGACGGAACGAGGCCACAGCGTGA
- a CDS encoding ISAs1 family transposase, with the protein MSVSHVQDSCSPIAGGFGASVEIGMDVGVAAVGGLVEMLSRVPDPRKPRGVRHRVGSVLAVTVFAALAGAGNFREAGDRAADLPQELLVLAGCRRHLLTGRYVAPSESTIRRVAHDIDADAADEQVCRWLREQAAAAALARGVDVAGGDDHGPEGLVGVAMDGKTLRNTVAPGDPEGSEVKLFSAMLHREAVVIAQLRVPEGTNEITQVAALLKDIDLTGVVVTGDAAHAQHTTAAYLTQDRGDHYALTVKGNQPTLLTQIASVLPPAAPGTAHHAETDRSTGKIVRRQIWVAPANDVDFPGAAQVFRIRRDTFDHAGNHLTKEVVHGITSLTAEQAGADLIARFVRQHWGIENKIHWVRDVVYREDHQHAYTGTGAQVMATLRNLALGLLRLAGITQITRTLERIAADRTRIIPIIAAATSTNRL; encoded by the coding sequence GTGTCAGTGTCGCATGTCCAGGATTCGTGCTCGCCGATTGCTGGCGGGTTCGGTGCGTCCGTGGAGATCGGCATGGACGTCGGTGTTGCCGCGGTGGGCGGGTTGGTCGAGATGCTGAGTCGGGTGCCTGACCCGCGCAAGCCGCGCGGGGTTCGTCACCGGGTTGGTTCAGTGCTGGCGGTAACGGTGTTCGCAGCGCTGGCCGGGGCCGGTAACTTCCGGGAAGCGGGGGATCGTGCCGCGGACCTGCCGCAGGAGTTGTTGGTGTTGGCCGGCTGCCGTCGGCACCTGTTGACCGGGCGTTATGTCGCGCCCAGCGAATCGACGATTCGTCGGGTGGCGCACGATATCGATGCTGACGCCGCCGATGAGCAGGTGTGCCGGTGGCTGCGGGAGCAAGCTGCGGCTGCGGCCCTGGCCCGTGGCGTCGATGTGGCCGGGGGTGATGACCACGGACCAGAGGGACTGGTCGGTGTGGCCATGGATGGCAAGACCCTGCGGAACACGGTGGCGCCCGGCGATCCGGAAGGCAGCGAGGTGAAGCTGTTCTCGGCGATGCTGCACCGAGAAGCCGTCGTCATTGCTCAGTTGCGGGTTCCTGAGGGCACCAACGAGATCACCCAGGTGGCCGCGCTGCTCAAGGACATCGATCTGACCGGTGTGGTCGTCACCGGGGACGCCGCGCACGCCCAGCACACCACCGCCGCGTACCTGACCCAGGACCGGGGCGACCACTACGCACTCACGGTGAAAGGCAACCAGCCCACCCTGCTCACCCAGATCGCCTCAGTGCTCCCGCCGGCCGCGCCGGGCACCGCGCATCACGCCGAAACCGACCGCAGCACAGGCAAGATCGTGCGCCGCCAGATCTGGGTCGCACCGGCCAACGATGTTGACTTTCCCGGTGCCGCACAAGTGTTTCGTATCCGCCGCGACACCTTCGACCACGCGGGTAACCACCTGACCAAGGAGGTCGTGCACGGCATCACCAGCCTGACCGCCGAACAAGCCGGCGCCGACCTGATCGCCCGGTTCGTCCGCCAACATTGGGGCATAGAGAACAAGATTCACTGGGTTCGAGACGTCGTCTACCGCGAAGACCACCAACACGCCTACACCGGAACAGGAGCCCAGGTCATGGCCACCCTCCGCAACCTCGCCCTCGGGCTATTACGCCTGGCCGGAATCACCCAGATCACCCGAACTCTGGAACGTATCGCCGCTGACCGAACCCGAATCATTCCGATCATCGCAGCCGCTACCAGCACAAACCGACTTTGA
- a CDS encoding ISL3 family transposase: protein MSKASLWRALVGVDRRTVIEDVEFDEAAERVMVHVRPRKGGRGRCGRCGRWSGRYDRGEGRRRWRALDLGTIQVHLEAAAPRVRCREHGPTVARLPWARHGAGHTLAFDDTVAWLAVRSSKSAVCELMRIAWRTVGAIVARVWADAETQSDRFGGLRRIGIDEISYKKHHRYLTVVVDHDTGRLVWAAPGRDSATLNRFFDALGERRAAEITHVSADAAQWIADTVARRAPKAIRCADPFHVVAWATEALDAERRRAWNDARALARTEGTRRRGRPATDSPARPGHEKAKKLKDSRYALWKNPEDLTENQQAKLAWIATTDRRLYRAYLLKEGLRYVFTAKGEQGKQALDRWTSWARRCQIPVFVELAKKITKHRAPIDAALEHGLSQGLIESTNTKIRLLTRIAFGFRSPQALIALAMLALGGHRPTLPGRA from the coding sequence GTGTCGAAGGCCAGTTTATGGCGTGCTCTGGTGGGCGTCGACAGGCGCACGGTGATCGAGGATGTGGAGTTCGACGAGGCCGCGGAACGGGTGATGGTGCACGTGCGCCCGCGCAAGGGCGGGCGCGGCCGTTGCGGCCGGTGTGGCCGCTGGTCCGGGCGGTATGACCGGGGCGAGGGACGGCGCCGGTGGCGGGCCCTGGACCTGGGCACCATCCAGGTCCATCTCGAGGCCGCCGCGCCGCGGGTGCGCTGCCGGGAGCACGGGCCCACCGTGGCGCGGCTGCCGTGGGCGCGTCATGGCGCCGGGCACACCTTGGCTTTCGACGACACGGTGGCGTGGCTGGCGGTGCGCTCCTCGAAATCGGCGGTATGCGAGCTGATGCGCATCGCCTGGCGCACCGTGGGTGCGATCGTGGCCCGGGTGTGGGCCGACGCCGAAACCCAGAGTGACCGGTTCGGTGGGTTGCGGCGGATCGGGATCGATGAGATCTCCTACAAGAAGCATCACCGCTATCTGACGGTGGTGGTGGACCACGACACCGGGCGGCTGGTGTGGGCCGCGCCGGGGCGCGATTCCGCGACGCTGAACCGGTTTTTCGACGCCCTCGGCGAGAGGCGCGCCGCGGAGATCACGCATGTGTCCGCCGATGCGGCCCAGTGGATCGCCGACACCGTCGCCCGCCGCGCCCCGAAGGCCATCCGCTGCGCCGACCCCTTCCACGTGGTCGCCTGGGCCACCGAAGCACTCGATGCCGAACGGCGACGGGCCTGGAACGACGCCCGCGCCCTGGCCCGCACCGAAGGCACACGCCGCCGGGGCCGCCCGGCCACCGACTCCCCGGCCCGTCCCGGGCACGAGAAAGCCAAGAAGCTCAAAGACTCCCGTTACGCGCTGTGGAAAAACCCCGAAGACCTCACCGAAAACCAGCAGGCGAAGCTGGCCTGGATCGCCACCACCGACCGCCGCCTGTACCGGGCCTACCTGCTCAAAGAAGGACTCCGGTACGTCTTCACCGCCAAAGGCGAGCAAGGCAAACAAGCCCTGGACCGCTGGACCTCCTGGGCACGGCGCTGCCAGATCCCCGTCTTCGTCGAGCTCGCCAAGAAGATCACCAAACACCGCGCCCCCATCGACGCCGCCCTCGAACACGGCCTCTCCCAAGGACTCATCGAATCCACCAACACCAAAATCCGCCTGCTCACCCGCATCGCCTTCGGATTCCGCAGCCCCCAAGCACTCATCGCTCTCGCCATGCTCGCCCTCGGCGGCCACCGACCCACCCTCCCCGGACGCGCCTAA
- a CDS encoding DUF3375 domain-containing protein, protein MGTRGVEGAYQGALRAFQNPMLALLHQTHAPFVVTVLAMVFTAERPRVAVADSHAEINDALDQLRAAGYGDEDNQPLPTGNARDLCRQWVQAGWLVRQVSDDDVEVYRLSAYGVGALEVAGRVGGVRTRVSESRVRTLLEAIERLAQDADPDVMARIARLHDEIQQRQRELTRLEQGGVVESVEDEQLLEAAENVLHLARELPADFARVAESIKAIQREVVAELRHDVRPTGEVLREYLARGQRILDSTPEGRAFAGALRLIGDPAQIDDLWSQLRTVLRHRFTNLLPEQQRRELTEISRRMEQGVTEVLTAQRQASHVITTQVRNHDPMRDRQVDELLRDVMSGFHKWVPGSRRGEAVEPLRRLPVADVGHLRQRMSDLRPPLPPAPLREWDEAEDMPTADTRAWGGPRYAALRAHLAAFAGDAESVDVAAAFRAAVEDIQRPVDLLGLLEIAHDAGMTETAEVAVVDTVRPDRTRRRFALGGVAAANPASADRSGVDE, encoded by the coding sequence ATGGGTACACGAGGTGTAGAAGGTGCTTACCAGGGCGCGCTTCGGGCGTTCCAGAACCCGATGCTCGCCCTGCTTCACCAGACGCACGCGCCGTTCGTGGTGACGGTGCTGGCGATGGTGTTCACCGCGGAGCGGCCGAGGGTGGCGGTGGCGGATTCGCACGCGGAGATCAACGACGCCCTTGACCAGTTGCGGGCCGCGGGCTACGGCGATGAGGACAACCAGCCGTTGCCCACTGGGAATGCGCGGGACCTGTGCAGGCAGTGGGTGCAGGCGGGGTGGTTGGTGCGGCAGGTGTCCGACGATGACGTCGAGGTGTATCGGCTGTCCGCATACGGCGTCGGTGCGCTGGAGGTCGCCGGGCGGGTCGGCGGAGTGCGGACCAGGGTGTCGGAGTCCCGGGTCAGGACGCTGCTGGAGGCGATCGAGCGGCTTGCGCAGGACGCCGATCCGGACGTGATGGCCCGGATAGCGCGCCTCCACGACGAGATCCAGCAGCGTCAGAGGGAGCTCACTCGGCTCGAACAGGGTGGCGTCGTCGAGTCCGTCGAGGACGAGCAGTTGCTTGAGGCGGCCGAGAACGTGCTGCACCTGGCGCGGGAGCTGCCTGCGGACTTCGCCCGCGTGGCCGAGTCGATCAAAGCCATCCAGCGCGAGGTCGTCGCCGAGTTGCGGCACGACGTGCGGCCGACCGGTGAGGTGCTCCGCGAGTACCTGGCCCGCGGCCAGCGGATCTTGGACTCGACACCGGAAGGTCGCGCGTTCGCAGGGGCTTTGCGCCTGATCGGCGACCCGGCACAGATCGACGACCTGTGGAGCCAGCTACGCACGGTACTGCGGCACCGTTTTACCAACCTCCTGCCGGAGCAACAGCGGCGGGAGCTCACCGAGATCTCGCGCCGGATGGAGCAGGGCGTCACGGAGGTGCTGACCGCGCAGCGGCAGGCATCTCATGTGATCACCACTCAGGTCCGCAACCACGATCCGATGCGGGATCGCCAGGTGGATGAACTGCTGCGGGACGTGATGTCCGGATTCCACAAGTGGGTTCCCGGCTCACGCCGCGGTGAGGCCGTCGAGCCGCTCCGTCGCCTGCCGGTGGCCGACGTCGGACATTTGCGGCAGCGGATGAGCGACCTGCGGCCACCACTGCCGCCCGCGCCGTTGCGGGAATGGGACGAGGCCGAGGACATGCCGACCGCGGATACCCGGGCATGGGGTGGACCCCGGTACGCCGCGCTGCGCGCGCACTTAGCGGCGTTCGCGGGCGACGCGGAGAGCGTGGATGTCGCGGCGGCGTTCCGCGCGGCGGTCGAGGATATCCAGCGGCCAGTCGACCTGCTCGGCTTGCTGGAGATCGCCCATGACGCCGGGATGACCGAGACGGCCGAGGTCGCGGTGGTCGACACGGTCCGACCCGACCGGACCCGGCGACGGTTCGCCCTCGGCGGTGTGGCGGCGGCGAACCCGGCGAGCGCAGACAGGAGCGGTGTTGATGAGTGA
- a CDS encoding SsgA family sporulation/cell division regulator gives MMANDHGTVLATMVFNLVASAGVIAPVGVELGYDSRNPYEICMKFNVGKAGQVDWVIARDLLADGLVAEAGEGDVRIGPRLDRPGLVVIALSSPSGQATFEVNADQLVEFLNGTYDVVAPGDEHRWMNVDEVLSRLLSYNL, from the coding sequence CATGGTCTTCAATCTGGTAGCGTCGGCGGGTGTGATCGCGCCGGTTGGCGTGGAACTGGGGTACGACAGCCGCAATCCGTACGAGATTTGTATGAAGTTCAACGTGGGCAAGGCCGGTCAGGTGGATTGGGTGATCGCCCGCGACCTGCTGGCCGACGGGCTGGTCGCCGAGGCGGGCGAAGGCGATGTGCGGATCGGCCCTCGACTGGACCGTCCGGGGTTGGTCGTGATCGCGTTGAGCTCGCCGTCGGGGCAGGCGACCTTCGAGGTGAATGCTGATCAGCTTGTGGAGTTCTTGAACGGCACCTACGACGTGGTCGCTCCCGGTGACGAACACCGGTGGATGAACGTCGATGAGGTGCTGAGCCGGCTGCTCTCGTACAACCTGTAG
- a CDS encoding cadmium resistance transporter, with protein MEGPAGTIITAAGLFAVTNIDGLIVLTALFMASASGLPRPWQIVLGQYLGFTVMVIISVLAAAGLVFVPDRWVGLIGALPLGLGAWGLVRARADPAEETSSWVGTFSSVVGVILANGADNISVYIPLFAVLPPDRIAVTIAVFFVLVGVWCAAARLLGGNKKVVSALVSVGRWLVPVVFMAIGIAILIKTGVVPRLLGFSP; from the coding sequence ATGGAGGGGCCGGCGGGCACGATCATCACGGCCGCGGGCTTGTTCGCGGTCACCAACATTGACGGTCTGATCGTGCTGACCGCGCTGTTCATGGCTTCGGCCAGCGGCTTGCCACGGCCATGGCAGATCGTCCTCGGCCAGTACCTCGGCTTCACGGTGATGGTCATCATCAGCGTGCTCGCGGCTGCCGGGCTGGTCTTCGTTCCCGACCGCTGGGTTGGCCTGATCGGAGCGCTCCCGCTAGGACTGGGCGCGTGGGGGCTGGTGCGCGCCCGCGCCGACCCGGCCGAGGAAACGTCGTCGTGGGTGGGGACCTTCTCCTCAGTAGTCGGCGTGATTCTCGCCAACGGCGCGGACAACATTTCGGTGTATATCCCGCTATTCGCAGTGCTCCCGCCCGACAGAATCGCGGTCACCATCGCCGTGTTCTTCGTCTTGGTCGGTGTGTGGTGCGCCGCCGCACGGCTGCTCGGGGGAAATAAGAAGGTCGTGTCCGCGCTGGTAAGCGTAGGGCGCTGGCTCGTGCCGGTGGTGTTCATGGCCATCGGCATTGCCATCCTGATCAAGACCGGTGTGGTGCCTCGGCTCCTTGGCTTCTCGCCCTGA
- a CDS encoding cation:proton antiporter domain-containing protein, whose amino-acid sequence MGGAEVLIGGLLVSVAVLAALARLMSIPYPIVLVLGGVLIGFVPGLPRVALDPEVVLVVFLPPLLYWAALSANFRDMRENLRGLVLSSVCLVLATMVAVAALVHALVPGLSWPAAFALGAIVSPTDPLAAGLVMRRLGVPRRVVSAVEGEGLFNDATALVAYRVAVAVIVGESFSLGGAGLASRP is encoded by the coding sequence ATGGGCGGCGCCGAAGTCCTCATCGGCGGGCTGCTGGTATCGGTTGCGGTGCTGGCGGCGTTGGCCCGCCTTATGTCGATTCCGTACCCGATCGTCTTGGTGCTAGGCGGGGTATTGATCGGGTTCGTGCCGGGCCTCCCGCGCGTCGCGCTCGACCCGGAAGTCGTGCTAGTGGTGTTCCTGCCGCCCTTGCTGTACTGGGCGGCGTTGTCCGCCAATTTCCGGGATATGCGGGAGAACCTGCGGGGCTTGGTGCTTAGCTCCGTCTGCTTGGTGTTGGCGACGATGGTTGCGGTGGCGGCGCTGGTGCACGCCCTCGTCCCGGGCCTGTCGTGGCCGGCGGCCTTCGCGCTCGGGGCAATCGTGTCCCCGACCGACCCGCTCGCCGCCGGGCTGGTCATGCGACGCCTGGGAGTGCCTCGGCGAGTGGTCAGCGCTGTGGAGGGCGAGGGGCTGTTCAACGACGCGACTGCCCTGGTGGCTTACCGCGTGGCCGTGGCGGTGATCGTTGGCGAGAGTTTCTCGCTCGGCGGGGCTGGGCTAGCGTCAAGGCCGTGA
- a CDS encoding response regulator transcription factor: MATPTRRPSQTFRRNESCRKRRPRPRISRDKVDVLDSGADDYLTRPLGLDELLARIRAVSHRTTPNNAATVPLGNDIVNLATRTAAWKAGSGCPAEGSGPNWQALRPERVRAGLPSPVIATPPKRVGQHVTS, encoded by the coding sequence ATGGCAACGCCAACGCGGCGCCCTTCGCAGACATTCCGCCGCAACGAAAGTTGCAGGAAACGCCGCCCGCGTCCCCGCATCAGCCGCGACAAGGTCGACGTCCTCGACTCCGGCGCCGACGACTATCTCACCAGACCGCTCGGCCTCGACGAACTCCTCGCCCGCATCCGCGCAGTCTCCCACCGCACCACCCCGAACAATGCCGCCACCGTCCCCCTTGGCAACGACATCGTCAACCTCGCCACCCGAACAGCCGCCTGGAAGGCCGGATCAGGCTGCCCTGCGGAGGGCAGTGGGCCGAATTGGCAGGCGCTGCGGCCGGAGAGAGTCCGTGCCGGCCTCCCCAGTCCCGTCATCGCCACTCCACCCAAGAGGGTCGGACAACATGTGACCAGCTAA